Within Thermococcus celer Vu 13 = JCM 8558, the genomic segment CATCAGGGACGACGTCATCAACGCCGGCGCGGAGTGGGTCAACGAGGAGGTAGTGGTGGACGGTAACTGGGTTAGCTCGAGGCACCCCGGGGACCTCCACGCCTGGATGAGGGAGTTCGTGAGGCTCCTCCGCTGACCTCTAACCATTTATTTTTGGCTCCCGTTTTGAGGCGTCGACCCCTCTGTGAAGATTTGGTGGTGTGAATGAACCGCTGGAAGATCGTGAGGGCGTTCACCCTGGGGCCGTTGCTCGAGGCGACCGTTCCGAAGCCGGGCAACGTGAACCGCCACCGGGACTTCGAGGACCTGACGCTCTACAACTTCCTGTTCGCCGATACCGCCGTCGTCGGGGTTTACTACGAGGCCGTGAAGACGGCGGAGCTGTTAAGGAAGGGGGTTCTGTCCTTCAACGAGGCCGGTCTTGGGGAGCTGATAAAGAGGGCCGTTGCGGCGTCGCGCGAGGCCCAGGACGCGAACCCGAACTTCGGGGTTGTAGCCCTCTCCGTTCCGCTCGTAATGGGGCTGGCCCTCGGCAGGAACATGCTCGATGCCCGGGAGAAGGCGAGGCTCCTGATAGAGGAATCGACCGTCCGCGACAGCATGGAACTCTACCGGGCGATAAGACTGGCCAGCCCGAAGGGGATTCCGGGCGGCGTTAAGTACGACGTTTACAGCGAGGAATCCTTCAAGGAGCTTTTCCGGGATGGCATCAACCTCGCGAGGCTCGCGGAGATGAGCTGCGAGCGGGAGTTGATATTCTGCGAGTGGCTCAACGGCTACGAGCTTAGCTACTCCACCTTCGGGCGGCTCTACGAGCTGATAAAGGAGCTTCCCCTTGAGGAAGCCGTCGTGAGGGCCTTCATCGAGCTCCTGAGCGAGAACCTCGACACGCTGATAGTCAGGAAGGCCGGCGTTGAAGAGGCCAGGCTCGTTCGGGAGAAGGCGAGGGGAGTCCTCAGCGGGGAGCTCGGCATCGAGGAGTTCGACTCCTTCATGTACGAGAAAGGTGATCTAAGAAACCCCGGCAGTCTCGCGGATATTATGGCGGTCGCGCTCAGTCTCCTCGTTCTGCGGGGGCTGAGGATGGAGGTGAGAAACGGAAGGGCCTGGGGGGTTATAGGACGACCCTGAACCTCTTCGCGCCCCCAGGACCGAGACCGATGGCTTTGCTGTCTATCACCACCGCATCGCCCCCGAGCTCTTCAACAACCCTCACCCTAAGCCCGGACAGCTCGGAGACCTCCTCCTCACCACCGAACTCTTCGTTGACCTGCTCCCTGACGAACTCGTAGGCCTCCCTTCCGAAGAGCACCACGTCGGGCTCGTAGCCGTCGAGCCTCAGCTCGTTCGCCTTCTCCTCCACCGAACTCAGGACACGAATCAGGTCGCCGCGCACCTTGAACACCACCATTCGTTGGATTGGATGGATATTAAACTTTCCCTAAAGCCCGAAGGCACCTTTTATGCCGTTTATCATCATCTGAACGGCCATCGAGGTAAGTATGAGGCCCATCATCCTGGTCATGGCTTTGATCCCGACCCTGCCGAGCCTCCGCTGTATTCTTCCAGAGGAGCAGAGGACGAGCCAGACAGTAACGCCTATCGCGAGGATGCTCGCTATCACCGTGGCCTTCCCGGGGATGTCCGTGCTCCGGGCCATGTAGAGCATGACGGTGGTTATCGCACCGGGGCCGGAGATGAGGGGTATGGCGAGGGGGATTATGGCCACCTCCTCGAGGGTTACCGCCTCCCCACCGAACTCCTCCGTCTCCTCCCTGCTTATCTTCACCGTGGAGATACTGCCGGAGAGCATCTCCATGGCCATCTTGAAGAGCAGTACCCCGCCGGCTATCGCGAAGGCGTTCACGCTCGACCCGAAGAACTCAAATATCCACTCCCCCACGAGGGCGAAGAGAACGAGGGTTACGACGACGGTCAACGCGGTCTTCCTCGCTATCTCGCGTCTTTCCTCCCTGCCCAGGTCGTGGGTAACGCCGAGAAAAACCGGAACGGCCCCGATGGGGTTGGTTATGGCGAAGAGGCCACCGTAGAGCAGAACGAAGTACTTGAGATACCAGAGCAAGGTATCACCCCGAACGATAGGTAAAGGGAAGCTAAAAGGTTATCCCCTGACCACCTCGAAGGAGTAGGTGAGCTCGGCGCCGCTGAGCTTTACGTGGGCCGAGGCGGAGCAGTACTTGTCCTGGCTCAGCTCTATCGCCCTCCTGGCCTTCTCCTCGTTCACGTCACCGTATATCCTGTAGTGAATGTGAACCTTCCTGTATATCCTCGGGTGCTCCTCCCGCCTCTCCCCGCTTATCTCGACCTCGAGGTTCTCTATAGGCTCGCGCATCTTCTGGAGTATCATGACGACGTCGTAGGCGGTGCACCCGGCGACGCTCATGAGGAGGAGCCTCATCGGACTTATCCCGCCGTCCCCGAGGATCACGGCGCAGTTATCACCATCTATCCTCCCGATGAACTGGGTTCCCCCGGTCCACTTCACCCTTCCCTTTATCTCGTCCCCCACCTGCTTCACCTCTCAGGGGGAAGGGCAATCCCTTTTAAGGCCTTTTCGTAGGAATGAACATGTACATCCGGCCCTTCGACCCCTGGAAGTCGAAGCTCTGCACCTGCCCCTTCAAGTACACGCTGAACGTCTACACCGGCTGCGACCACGCCTGCGTCTACTGCTACATAACGGCCTACATCCCCAACGCCTTCAGGGTCAGAACCAAGGAGGGCCTTCTGCCGAAGCTTGAGGGGGAACTCAGGAGGTTCGATAAGCGCTACATAATAGCCCTCTCCTACTCCTCCGACCCGTATCCGACGGTGGAGCGCGAGCTGGGGATAACGCGGAGCGTTCTCGAGCTGTTCAGGAGGCATGATGTCAGGTGCATGATACTCACGAAGTCCGACGTATTCGAGCGCGATATAGACCTCCTGAGCGAACTCAGGTGCGCCGTCGGGATAACCGTGACCACGGTGGACGAGCGGAAGGCAAAGCTTCTGGAGCCGAACGCACCCTCACCCAGAGCAAGGATAAGGGCCCTGAAGAAGGCGAAGGAGGCCGGCATTCCGGTTTACACCCGAATAGACCCGATAATCCCTTTCTACACGTGGGAGGATTTTGACGAGACGCTCGAGGCCCTCGACTTCGTAGAGCACGTAACCGTCTCCACGCTGAAGCTCAGACCTGACTCAAAGAAGCGCATGTTCGCCAAGTTCCCGGAACTCATGAAAAGGCTGTGGCCGCTCTACGGGAGGGGTGAGCGGATAGGCGGCTATTACTACCTGCCGCGCGAGCTCAGATTTGAGATCCTTAGGGAGGCCGAGAAAAAGATACTGGAGAGGGACATCACGTTTGGCTCGTGTCGGGAGGGCTATCACTCGTTTCCAACGTGTGACGGTTCTCATCTCGTTCCCCTGTGAGCCCCTCCCTGAGTTCGGCATCTACCTCGAGCTTCTCCATCTCGAGCTTCTTCATACGGTAGTCGGCGGCGGCCCTCACGAACGCCTCGAAGACCCTCCTCATCTCGGACAGG encodes:
- a CDS encoding OsmC family protein, translated to MGDEIKGRVKWTGGTQFIGRIDGDNCAVILGDGGISPMRLLLMSVAGCTAYDVVMILQKMREPIENLEVEISGERREEHPRIYRKVHIHYRIYGDVNEEKARRAIELSQDKYCSASAHVKLSGAELTYSFEVVRG
- a CDS encoding SPL family radical SAM protein, whose translation is MYIRPFDPWKSKLCTCPFKYTLNVYTGCDHACVYCYITAYIPNAFRVRTKEGLLPKLEGELRRFDKRYIIALSYSSDPYPTVERELGITRSVLELFRRHDVRCMILTKSDVFERDIDLLSELRCAVGITVTTVDERKAKLLEPNAPSPRARIRALKKAKEAGIPVYTRIDPIIPFYTWEDFDETLEALDFVEHVTVSTLKLRPDSKKRMFAKFPELMKRLWPLYGRGERIGGYYYLPRELRFEILREAEKKILERDITFGSCREGYHSFPTCDGSHLVPL
- a CDS encoding family 4A encapsulin nanocompartment shell protein — translated: MRGDLIRVLSSVEEKANELRLDGYEPDVVLFGREAYEFVREQVNEEFGGEEEVSELSGLRVRVVEELGGDAVVIDSKAIGLGPGGAKRFRVVL
- the snatA gene encoding neutral amino acid NAAT transporter SnatA produces the protein MLWYLKYFVLLYGGLFAITNPIGAVPVFLGVTHDLGREERREIARKTALTVVVTLVLFALVGEWIFEFFGSSVNAFAIAGGVLLFKMAMEMLSGSISTVKISREETEEFGGEAVTLEEVAIIPLAIPLISGPGAITTVMLYMARSTDIPGKATVIASILAIGVTVWLVLCSSGRIQRRLGRVGIKAMTRMMGLILTSMAVQMMINGIKGAFGL
- a CDS encoding triphosphoribosyl-dephospho-CoA synthase; its protein translation is MNRWKIVRAFTLGPLLEATVPKPGNVNRHRDFEDLTLYNFLFADTAVVGVYYEAVKTAELLRKGVLSFNEAGLGELIKRAVAASREAQDANPNFGVVALSVPLVMGLALGRNMLDAREKARLLIEESTVRDSMELYRAIRLASPKGIPGGVKYDVYSEESFKELFRDGINLARLAEMSCERELIFCEWLNGYELSYSTFGRLYELIKELPLEEAVVRAFIELLSENLDTLIVRKAGVEEARLVREKARGVLSGELGIEEFDSFMYEKGDLRNPGSLADIMAVALSLLVLRGLRMEVRNGRAWGVIGRP